Proteins encoded by one window of Pseudomonas sp. PSKL.D1:
- a CDS encoding YciC family protein, with protein MNPLSVLRDSLYFFRRHLPSIIPLCLPLVVLEALLTQLLYRQMGDEASPIYGMLVSLLFYPLYSAALILYLDTRSNGQDISRRDLFARAVQLWPQLALLIMISSLLIMAGLALFIFPGVWIMINLVFAEYLLVLRGLPVVQSMRESARMTTGHFMRIMVCVVAVLAPIWLIDGLLLMAFPEPGPAMELAMDSLIGFLQLFSTVVLYRLFMLLESEAPV; from the coding sequence ATGAATCCGCTGAGCGTTCTGCGCGACTCCTTGTACTTTTTCCGCCGCCACCTGCCCAGCATCATCCCGCTGTGCCTGCCGCTGGTGGTGCTCGAAGCGCTGCTGACCCAACTGCTGTATCGGCAGATGGGCGATGAAGCCTCCCCCATTTACGGCATGCTGGTCAGCCTGCTGTTCTACCCGTTGTACAGCGCGGCACTGATCCTTTACCTCGACACCCGCAGCAATGGCCAGGACATCTCCAGGCGCGACCTGTTTGCCCGTGCCGTGCAACTGTGGCCGCAACTGGCGCTGCTGATCATGATCAGCTCGCTGCTGATCATGGCGGGCCTGGCACTGTTCATCTTCCCGGGCGTGTGGATCATGATCAACCTGGTGTTCGCCGAATACCTGCTGGTGCTGCGCGGCTTGCCAGTGGTGCAATCGATGCGCGAGAGCGCGCGCATGACCACCGGGCATTTCATGCGCATCATGGTGTGCGTGGTGGCGGTGCTGGCGCCGATCTGGCTGATCGACGGGCTGCTGCTGATGGCGTTTCCCGAGCCTGGCCCTGCCATGGAGCTGGCCATGGACAGCCTGATCGGCTTCCTGCAGCTGTTCAGCACGGTGGTGTTGTATCGGCTGTTCATGCTGCTGGAAAGTGAAGCGCCGGTGTAA
- the dsdA gene encoding D-serine ammonia-lyase, with translation MNTTVYGKDLQAWQAEYPLMAPLLRLEPVSWFNPAIAPLAQALGDIVLSATDVQQASQRLQRFAPFLAQAFPEVAATGGIIESELVEVPAFARVLSERYGVHQPFRLMLKKDSHLPISGSVKARGGIYEVLFHAEQLAIDAGLLSVEDDYRKLAEPALQALFARHKIAVGSTGNLGMSIGIASARLGFETTVHMSADARQWKKDKLRAHGVKVIEYAGDYGQAVEQGRKEAEADPACHFIDDENSTTLFLGYSVAGERLKAQFEAQGIRVDAEHPLFVYLPCGVGGGPGGIAFGLKLAFGDHVHCIFAEPTESPCMLMGVYTGLHEQLAVQDFGISNKTVADGLAVGRPSGFVGRSMQRMLDGYYTVADDELMRLLALLHRSEGIALEPSALAGAPGVHHVLHERQGYQQRLGFSQEILANATHLIWATGGGMVPEQEMRSYLSKGAALL, from the coding sequence ATGAACACCACGGTGTATGGCAAAGACCTGCAAGCCTGGCAGGCTGAATACCCTTTGATGGCTCCCCTGCTGCGGCTTGAGCCGGTCAGCTGGTTCAACCCCGCCATTGCCCCGCTGGCGCAGGCCTTGGGCGATATTGTGTTGAGCGCCACCGACGTACAGCAGGCCAGCCAGCGCTTGCAGCGCTTTGCGCCATTCCTGGCGCAGGCGTTCCCGGAGGTCGCGGCTACCGGCGGAATTATCGAGTCCGAACTGGTGGAGGTACCGGCTTTTGCCCGGGTGCTGAGCGAGCGCTATGGCGTGCATCAGCCGTTTCGCCTGATGCTGAAAAAGGACAGCCACTTGCCGATTTCCGGCTCGGTAAAAGCCCGGGGCGGCATTTATGAAGTGCTGTTTCACGCCGAACAACTGGCCATCGATGCAGGCTTGCTGAGCGTCGAGGACGATTACCGCAAGCTGGCCGAACCCGCGTTGCAGGCCCTTTTCGCCCGGCACAAGATTGCGGTTGGGTCCACCGGCAACCTGGGCATGTCGATCGGCATTGCCAGTGCCCGCCTGGGCTTTGAAACCACGGTTCACATGTCGGCCGACGCCAGGCAGTGGAAGAAGGACAAACTGCGGGCTCACGGTGTGAAGGTGATCGAGTATGCCGGTGACTACGGCCAGGCCGTCGAACAGGGCCGCAAAGAGGCCGAAGCCGACCCTGCCTGCCATTTCATCGACGATGAAAATTCCACCACGCTGTTTCTGGGGTATTCGGTTGCAGGTGAACGCCTGAAAGCGCAGTTCGAGGCGCAAGGCATTCGGGTAGACGCCGAGCACCCGCTGTTCGTGTATTTGCCATGTGGTGTTGGCGGCGGCCCTGGCGGCATCGCGTTTGGCCTCAAGCTGGCATTCGGTGACCACGTGCACTGCATCTTCGCCGAGCCCACCGAATCACCGTGCATGCTGATGGGGGTGTACACCGGCCTGCATGAGCAATTGGCTGTGCAGGATTTCGGCATCAGCAACAAAACCGTTGCCGACGGCCTTGCGGTCGGGCGCCCGTCAGGGTTTGTCGGGCGCTCGATGCAGCGCATGCTCGATGGCTACTACACCGTCGCCGATGACGAGTTGATGCGCCTGCTGGCATTGCTGCACCGCAGCGAGGGCATTGCCCTTGAGCCCTCGGCGCTGGCTGGCGCACCGGGCGTGCACCATGTATTGCACGAGCGGCAAGGTTACCAACAGCGCCTGGGGTTCAGCCAAGAGATACTGGCCAATGCCACCCACTTGATCTGGGCCACCGGCGGCGGCATGGTGCCTGAGCAAGAGATGCGCAGCTACCTGAGCAAGGGGGCTGCGCTGCTTTGA
- a CDS encoding DUF2076 domain-containing protein, translated as MNTEEQTLIDGLFGRIKQAEDPSQPRDAQAQARIEEHLRQQPAAPYYMAQAILVQEAALKRLDEQNKQLEAELKQARAQAEAGRPSGGSGGGFLSSIFGSNARNPEPAPQPQRAPAPVASAGGWREPSAPGFPQPQAVQPGFGAAPARGGASSFLGGAMQTAAGVAGGVLLAQGISSLFNHHSQPEEVVEVIKEEPAPASDTGGWNDQGAQQQVTDNGGWGNDQGGFADTDYGNDDGGFFSDDDTFV; from the coding sequence ATGAACACTGAAGAGCAAACCCTGATCGACGGCCTGTTTGGCCGCATCAAGCAAGCCGAAGACCCGAGCCAGCCGCGTGATGCGCAAGCGCAGGCGCGCATTGAAGAGCATCTGCGCCAGCAGCCTGCAGCGCCTTACTACATGGCCCAGGCAATTCTGGTTCAGGAGGCCGCGCTCAAGCGCCTGGATGAGCAGAACAAGCAGCTTGAAGCGGAGTTGAAGCAGGCACGTGCCCAGGCCGAAGCCGGCCGCCCGAGCGGCGGTAGCGGTGGGGGCTTTCTGTCCAGCATCTTCGGTTCGAATGCGCGCAACCCCGAGCCGGCACCTCAGCCACAGCGCGCGCCTGCCCCTGTTGCGTCGGCTGGTGGCTGGCGCGAGCCAAGCGCGCCGGGTTTCCCGCAACCTCAGGCCGTTCAACCAGGCTTTGGCGCAGCGCCGGCCCGTGGCGGTGCCAGCAGCTTCCTTGGCGGGGCAATGCAAACCGCTGCAGGCGTGGCCGGGGGTGTGTTGCTGGCACAGGGCATCAGCAGCCTGTTCAACCACCATTCGCAGCCTGAAGAGGTGGTCGAAGTCATCAAGGAAGAACCCGCGCCTGCCAGTGATACCGGGGGCTGGAACGACCAGGGTGCACAGCAGCAAGTGACCGACAATGGCGGCTGGGGCAATGATCAAGGCGGTTTTGCCGATACAGACTACGGCAACGATGACGGCGGCTTCTTCTCGGACGACGACACCTTCGTCTGA
- a CDS encoding LysR family transcriptional regulator: protein MSARTLSETAVRYFLQVVNSGSISEAASRLHVVPSAVSRQISRLESELDATLFERQSRGVALSPAGELLAAYARRTLLDAEQVSHEIRALREQSDALISIACTEGFASQCLPRAIADFRQNASCTFRITVATAAEVTRMVREAEVDIGFSFSLGVAKDISVAYSQPAPVLALVAPQHSLAAQGCVPLHELMAHALALPGPHTTIRQLLDVYSSREGLNYRSILDTDHLETLLNFCMLGQAITFCGELFVRERLQAGQLVALEVPELCGSERSIEIQTMARRPLSQPLQAFIDYMKGVLPAGN, encoded by the coding sequence ATGAGTGCCCGTACCTTGAGTGAAACCGCTGTTCGCTACTTCCTGCAGGTGGTCAACAGCGGCTCCATCAGCGAGGCCGCAAGCCGCCTGCACGTGGTGCCTTCGGCAGTCAGCCGGCAAATCAGCCGGCTGGAAAGCGAGCTGGATGCCACGCTTTTCGAGCGCCAGTCCCGGGGGGTGGCGCTTAGCCCTGCAGGGGAACTGCTTGCCGCTTATGCGCGGCGTACCTTGCTAGATGCCGAACAGGTCAGCCACGAGATAAGGGCGCTGCGCGAACAGTCCGATGCGTTGATCAGCATTGCCTGTACCGAAGGATTTGCCTCCCAGTGCCTGCCCAGGGCGATCGCCGACTTTCGCCAGAACGCCAGCTGTACGTTTCGCATCACGGTGGCCACCGCCGCCGAGGTAACGCGGATGGTGCGCGAAGCCGAGGTGGATATCGGCTTTTCGTTCAGCCTGGGCGTGGCCAAGGACATCAGTGTGGCGTACAGCCAGCCAGCGCCGGTGCTGGCGCTGGTGGCGCCGCAGCATTCACTGGCGGCCCAGGGGTGTGTGCCACTGCATGAACTGATGGCGCACGCCTTGGCCCTGCCGGGCCCGCACACCACCATTCGCCAGTTGCTGGATGTGTACAGCAGCCGCGAAGGCCTCAACTACCGCAGCATCCTGGACACCGACCACCTGGAAACACTGCTCAACTTCTGCATGCTGGGGCAGGCCATCACGTTTTGCGGCGAATTGTTCGTGCGCGAGCGCTTGCAGGCCGGGCAACTGGTGGCCCTGGAAGTGCCCGAGTTGTGCGGCAGCGAACGCTCGATCGAAATACAAACCATGGCCCGTCGGCCACTGAGCCAGCCCTTGCAGGCATTTATCGATTACATGAAGGGTGTTTTACCCGCCGGTAACTAA
- a CDS encoding amidase, with protein MHNAQDLLEKSAVELKQLIDARDVSPVELLDACVERIERLNPKINAFCATSFERARDEAKAVEQAIAKGQPRGLLSGLPIGIKDLEETEGLLTTYGSPLFRGNVPSKDNELVRRLRAAGAIVVGKTNVPEMGAGANTRNPVWGATGNPFNPNLNAGGSSGGAAAALAVDMVPLCSGSDTGGSLRIPAAKCGIVGLRTSPGLVPSERKLLGWTPISVVGPMGRNVDDTWLQLAATAGVADNDPLSYEFAMPGAIAGQLDLSKLRIGYTEDFGVCEVDDGIRQVFRNKIAALKPLFAVCEEVRIDMPEAHRCFDVLRAEAFVGSLQAAYEKDPDSLGPNPRANYEMGAKMSLKDCVWAGAEQTRIFRRFQQLFSQYDLILSPTTPVSAFPWEQPYLTHVNGVELENYYRWLALTYVVTLATNPALSMPMGVDHCGMPFGMQVIGKFRGDLELLIAARALEAYCEQTTDLCRPRPDLEALAASQVNLHTPVTHPPLDEPATSSAGLSAV; from the coding sequence ATGCACAACGCCCAAGACTTGCTTGAAAAAAGCGCGGTAGAACTCAAGCAACTAATCGATGCCCGTGATGTGTCCCCGGTTGAATTGCTGGATGCTTGTGTCGAGCGTATTGAACGCTTGAACCCGAAGATCAACGCGTTCTGCGCTACGTCTTTCGAGCGTGCTCGCGACGAAGCCAAGGCTGTTGAACAGGCAATTGCCAAAGGCCAGCCACGGGGCCTGCTCAGCGGCTTGCCGATCGGCATCAAGGACCTGGAAGAAACCGAAGGTTTGCTGACTACGTACGGCTCGCCGTTGTTCCGCGGTAACGTGCCGAGCAAGGACAACGAACTGGTACGCCGCCTGCGCGCCGCGGGTGCCATCGTTGTGGGCAAAACCAACGTGCCGGAAATGGGCGCAGGTGCCAATACCCGTAACCCGGTGTGGGGCGCCACTGGTAATCCCTTCAACCCGAACCTCAATGCCGGCGGCTCTTCCGGCGGCGCGGCGGCGGCTCTGGCGGTGGACATGGTGCCGCTGTGCAGCGGGTCCGACACCGGTGGTTCGCTGCGCATCCCCGCAGCCAAGTGCGGCATCGTCGGTTTGCGCACTTCGCCAGGCTTGGTGCCGAGTGAGCGCAAGCTGTTGGGCTGGACGCCAATTTCCGTGGTTGGCCCGATGGGGCGCAACGTCGATGACACCTGGCTGCAGCTGGCAGCCACTGCCGGTGTGGCGGACAACGACCCGCTGAGCTACGAATTTGCGATGCCAGGCGCGATTGCCGGCCAACTCGACCTGTCGAAGTTGCGTATTGGCTACACCGAAGATTTTGGCGTATGCGAGGTCGATGACGGTATTCGCCAGGTGTTCCGCAACAAGATCGCCGCGCTCAAGCCGCTGTTCGCGGTGTGTGAAGAAGTGCGCATCGACATGCCAGAGGCACACCGCTGCTTCGACGTGCTACGTGCCGAGGCGTTCGTAGGCAGCTTGCAGGCAGCTTACGAAAAAGACCCGGATTCCCTTGGGCCGAACCCCCGCGCCAACTACGAGATGGGCGCCAAGATGTCGCTCAAGGACTGCGTGTGGGCCGGCGCCGAACAAACCCGCATCTTCCGCCGCTTCCAGCAACTGTTCAGCCAGTACGACCTGATCCTGTCGCCGACCACGCCAGTGTCGGCCTTCCCGTGGGAGCAGCCGTACCTGACCCACGTCAACGGCGTCGAACTGGAGAACTACTACCGCTGGCTGGCGCTGACCTATGTGGTGACCCTGGCCACCAACCCGGCGTTGTCCATGCCGATGGGCGTGGACCACTGCGGCATGCCGTTCGGCATGCAGGTAATCGGCAAATTCCGTGGTGACCTGGAGTTGCTGATCGCCGCACGTGCGCTGGAAGCCTATTGTGAGCAAACCACCGACCTGTGCCGCCCGCGTCCAGACCTTGAAGCCTTGGCAGCCAGCCAGGTCAACTTGCACACACCGGTGACCCACCCACCGCTGGACGAGCCTGCTACCAGCAGCGCCGGCCTGTCGGCGGTCTGA
- a CDS encoding Lrp/AsnC family transcriptional regulator, translating to MDKYDRMLLAALLENGRATFAQLARQVNLSAPAVAERVAKLEASGVITGYAAKVDLEKIGLPIQCVIELRLASHGNQQAYDELMRIPALTECHRVTGDPCVIMQAAVASMNELEALINRVSLLGFSKTSIILSSAVERRVPLEQLNASGKKSATA from the coding sequence ATGGACAAGTACGACCGCATGCTGCTCGCAGCCCTGCTCGAAAACGGCCGCGCCACTTTCGCGCAACTGGCCCGGCAAGTGAACCTGTCGGCCCCCGCAGTGGCCGAGCGGGTCGCGAAACTTGAAGCCAGCGGGGTGATTACCGGCTACGCAGCAAAAGTCGATCTGGAAAAAATCGGTTTGCCCATTCAATGCGTGATCGAACTTCGCCTGGCCAGCCATGGTAATCAGCAGGCCTATGATGAGCTGATGCGCATCCCGGCTTTGACCGAGTGTCATCGGGTCACGGGCGACCCCTGCGTGATCATGCAAGCTGCCGTGGCGTCGATGAATGAGCTGGAAGCCTTGATCAACCGGGTATCACTGCTGGGCTTCAGCAAAACTTCGATCATTTTGTCCAGCGCAGTGGAGCGCCGCGTACCGCTGGAGCAGCTGAATGCCAGCGGCAAGAAGAGCGCTACTGCATAA
- the hrpB gene encoding ATP-dependent helicase HrpB, whose translation MISLPIDAVLPALRQALQTRDEAVLEAPPGAGKTTRVPLALLNEPWLAGQRILMLEPRRLAARAAAERLASELGEKVGETVGYRIRLDSKVGPNTRIEVVTEGILTRRLQADPALEGVGLLIFDEFHERSLDADLALALSLNGRELLRDDPPLKILLMSATLEGERLSRLLDDAPVVSSEGRMHPVDIRWGRLFQPGEFIEPKVVDSVLHALAEQPGSLLVFLPGQAEIRRVHQSLEAALGQRDDVLLCPLHGELDLNAQRAAIDPAPKGLRKVVLATNIAETSLTIDGVRVVIDAGLARVPRFDPGSGMTRLDTQRISRASATQRAGRAGRLEPGVCYRLWSEAQHDQLAAHGSAEILQADLAGLALQLARWGVTPDQLRWLDHPPSAAFAQAQDLLARLGAYKAGSRDNLSDHGQAMAELPAHPRIAHLLLRGHDLGLTAMACDVAALLGERDIQRGGGADLHSRLALLSGEHKTGRGGQGGVQRARQLARQYRSLLRGKPGNAANEPDHPRWLGALLALAYPDRVAQQRRAGGAEYRLANGRAALFAEVDALMKCPWLVIADLGSRQGQREERIYLAAEFDPALLDDVLAEQVERIDLLDWDEREQVLRAERQTKVGELVLSREPLPGLDDDARARALLGLVRRKGLNLLTWTPELRQWQARVALLRQLDLAKDGHSEWPDLGDEALLATLEHWLQPYLGKVSRLSHFAALDLPSILRNLLPWPLPQRLDEWAPAHLAVPSGSNIRLDYSETPPILAVRMQELFGLPDTPSIAQGRQKVKLHLLSPARRPVQVTQDLANFWRTTYAEVKKDLKGRYPKHYWPDDPLVAEATARAKPRGT comes from the coding sequence CGCCCTGCGCCAGGCCTTGCAAACCCGTGATGAAGCTGTGCTTGAAGCGCCTCCCGGTGCGGGCAAGACCACCCGTGTTCCGCTGGCGCTGCTGAACGAGCCCTGGCTGGCCGGGCAGCGCATCCTGATGCTCGAGCCACGGCGCCTGGCAGCCCGTGCCGCCGCTGAACGGCTGGCCAGTGAGCTGGGTGAGAAGGTGGGTGAAACCGTAGGCTATCGCATCCGCCTGGACAGCAAGGTCGGGCCGAACACCCGCATTGAAGTGGTCACCGAAGGCATCCTGACCCGCCGTTTGCAGGCGGACCCTGCGCTTGAGGGCGTGGGCTTGCTGATCTTCGACGAATTTCACGAACGCAGCCTCGATGCCGACCTTGCGTTGGCGTTAAGCCTCAATGGCCGGGAGCTGCTGCGTGATGACCCACCGCTGAAAATCTTGCTGATGTCCGCCACGCTTGAAGGCGAGCGCCTGTCGCGTTTGCTCGACGACGCACCGGTGGTGAGCAGCGAAGGCCGTATGCACCCTGTGGATATTCGCTGGGGCCGGCTCTTCCAGCCAGGTGAGTTCATCGAGCCCAAGGTTGTCGACAGTGTGCTTCACGCGCTGGCAGAGCAGCCCGGCAGCCTGTTGGTGTTCCTGCCGGGGCAGGCGGAAATCCGCAGGGTTCACCAGAGCCTGGAAGCAGCGCTGGGCCAACGCGACGATGTGTTGCTGTGCCCCTTGCACGGCGAACTCGACCTCAATGCCCAGCGCGCGGCCATCGACCCCGCCCCCAAAGGGCTGCGCAAAGTGGTGCTGGCCACCAACATTGCCGAAACCAGCCTGACCATCGATGGCGTGCGTGTCGTCATCGATGCAGGCCTGGCCCGCGTACCGCGTTTTGACCCCGGCAGCGGCATGACCCGGCTCGATACCCAGCGCATTTCCCGCGCCAGCGCCACCCAGCGCGCGGGCCGTGCCGGGCGTTTGGAGCCGGGCGTGTGCTACCGCCTGTGGTCCGAGGCGCAACATGACCAACTGGCCGCCCACGGCAGCGCCGAAATCCTGCAGGCAGACCTTGCCGGCCTGGCCTTGCAGCTTGCCCGCTGGGGCGTCACGCCCGACCAGTTGCGCTGGCTGGATCATCCCCCCTCTGCAGCATTTGCCCAGGCGCAAGACTTGCTCGCAAGGCTCGGCGCCTACAAGGCCGGCAGCCGCGACAACCTCAGTGACCATGGCCAGGCCATGGCAGAGCTGCCCGCCCACCCTCGCATTGCACACTTGCTGCTGCGTGGCCATGACCTGGGCCTGACCGCAATGGCCTGCGATGTGGCCGCCTTGCTGGGCGAGCGCGATATTCAGCGCGGTGGCGGTGCCGACCTGCACAGCCGGCTGGCGCTGCTCAGCGGTGAACACAAAACCGGCCGTGGCGGGCAGGGCGGGGTGCAGCGGGCCAGGCAACTGGCGCGGCAGTATCGCAGCCTGCTGCGCGGCAAGCCCGGTAACGCGGCCAACGAGCCCGACCACCCGCGTTGGCTGGGTGCATTGCTGGCGCTGGCTTACCCCGACCGGGTTGCCCAGCAGCGCCGGGCCGGGGGCGCCGAGTACCGCTTGGCCAACGGCCGCGCTGCGCTGTTTGCCGAGGTGGATGCACTGATGAAATGCCCTTGGTTGGTGATCGCCGACCTGGGCAGCCGCCAAGGGCAAAGGGAAGAACGTATCTACCTGGCTGCGGAGTTCGACCCCGCGTTGCTGGACGATGTGCTGGCCGAACAGGTCGAACGCATCGACCTGCTCGATTGGGATGAGCGCGAGCAAGTGTTGCGTGCTGAGCGGCAAACCAAGGTGGGTGAGCTTGTGCTCAGCCGTGAACCGCTGCCTGGCCTGGACGACGATGCCCGCGCCCGTGCGTTGCTTGGCTTGGTGCGTCGCAAAGGCTTGAACCTGCTGACCTGGACCCCGGAACTGCGCCAATGGCAGGCGCGGGTTGCCCTGCTGCGCCAGCTTGACCTCGCCAAGGACGGCCACAGCGAATGGCCCGACCTGGGCGACGAGGCCTTGCTGGCCACCTTGGAACACTGGCTGCAGCCATACTTGGGCAAGGTTTCGCGTTTGAGCCATTTTGCTGCGCTCGACCTGCCTTCGATCCTGCGCAACCTGTTGCCCTGGCCGCTGCCCCAGCGCCTTGACGAGTGGGCGCCAGCTCACCTGGCCGTGCCGTCCGGCTCGAACATACGGCTGGACTACAGCGAAACACCCCCGATTCTGGCGGTGCGGATGCAGGAGCTGTTCGGCCTGCCGGATACCCCGTCCATTGCCCAGGGCCGGCAGAAGGTCAAGTTGCACTTGCTGTCGCCGGCCCGCCGCCCGGTGCAGGTCACGCAAGACCTGGCCAACTTCTGGCGCACGACGTATGCCGAAGTGAAGAAAGACCTTAAAGGGCGTTACCCGAAGCATTACTGGCCAGATGACCCGCTGGTGGCCGAGGCCACCGCACGGGCCAAACCACGGGGCACTTGA
- a CDS encoding MFS transporter yields the protein MKTTNALHKPTIVFVLLYLGYVISYIDRSAISLALSHIGKDFNLGAGELGVVLSAFYLGYAAMQIPGGWLSDRFGAKRVVIVSIALWSVFTLMTGLAWSLASLLIIRFLFGLGEGSYPSAAVKGVAEVYARKDRPKMASLLISSNYTGSFAAPLIITPLLLWLGWRDVFLAIGVAGILFAIAFAFVVKRPEAYGNFQPEPAVSNTGKVSTKELLRMPLLWKIVLVWFALGLVNKGLDAWMPMYLLTARGLDIKTVGMLVPLPFITASIATAMGGWLMTKYFDGKEKLLMTGSCALTGLFMYGMYTSQTTAEVITYQAIVYFFKSFVFATAFALPTKILAQRLVGTGIGMVNFGGQVAGFVSPMVIGFLVAHYGTYESAFLFLVCATVAATLISLSISGRKVLAVQQANAHEA from the coding sequence ATGAAAACTACAAACGCGTTGCACAAACCGACTATCGTCTTTGTTCTTTTGTACTTGGGCTATGTCATTTCTTATATTGACCGCTCGGCCATTTCGTTGGCACTTTCGCATATCGGCAAAGACTTCAATCTGGGTGCCGGTGAATTAGGCGTTGTACTCAGTGCGTTTTATCTGGGTTATGCCGCCATGCAAATTCCAGGTGGCTGGTTGTCTGACCGTTTTGGTGCCAAACGGGTAGTGATTGTTTCCATTGCCCTGTGGTCGGTGTTCACCTTGATGACCGGGCTGGCCTGGTCGCTGGCGTCGCTGTTGATCATTCGCTTCCTGTTTGGCCTGGGTGAGGGCAGCTACCCTTCCGCGGCGGTCAAAGGCGTGGCTGAAGTCTACGCCCGCAAAGACCGGCCGAAGATGGCCAGCTTGCTCATTTCGTCCAACTACACCGGCAGTTTCGCAGCGCCACTGATCATTACCCCACTGTTGCTCTGGCTCGGCTGGCGCGATGTGTTCCTGGCCATTGGTGTGGCCGGCATCCTGTTCGCCATTGCCTTTGCTTTCGTGGTCAAGCGGCCTGAGGCCTACGGCAACTTCCAGCCCGAGCCTGCCGTCAGCAACACCGGCAAAGTCAGCACCAAAGAGCTGCTGCGCATGCCGCTGCTGTGGAAAATCGTGCTGGTGTGGTTCGCGCTCGGCCTGGTCAACAAGGGCCTGGATGCCTGGATGCCCATGTACCTGCTGACCGCTCGCGGCCTGGATATCAAGACTGTCGGCATGCTGGTGCCCTTGCCCTTCATCACCGCCAGCATCGCCACCGCCATGGGCGGCTGGCTGATGACCAAGTATTTCGACGGCAAGGAAAAGCTGCTGATGACAGGCAGCTGCGCGCTGACCGGCCTGTTCATGTATGGCATGTATACCTCGCAGACCACCGCAGAAGTCATCACCTACCAGGCAATCGTCTACTTCTTCAAGTCGTTCGTGTTCGCCACCGCATTCGCCTTGCCCACCAAGATCCTCGCGCAGCGCCTGGTGGGTACCGGCATCGGCATGGTCAACTTCGGCGGGCAGGTGGCAGGCTTTGTGTCCCCGATGGTCATCGGCTTCCTGGTGGCGCACTACGGCACTTACGAATCGGCCTTCCTGTTCCTGGTGTGTGCCACGGTGGCGGCAACCCTGATCAGCCTGTCCATCAGCGGCCGCAAGGTGCTGGCCGTGCAGCAAGCCAACGCTCATGAGGCCTGA
- a CDS encoding LabA-like NYN domain-containing protein — protein MKKIALFADVQNLYYTVRQAHGCHFNYAALWADVSREGEIVEAVAYAIDRGDSKQQQFQQILRNLGFDVRLKPYIQRSDGSAKGDWDVGITLDVIDAASRVDQVVLASGDGDFDLLMERVIQRHGAEAVVYGVPGLTALSLIRAASRYVPIEGRLLLRH, from the coding sequence GTGAAGAAAATCGCCCTGTTCGCTGATGTGCAAAACCTCTACTACACCGTGCGCCAGGCCCACGGTTGCCACTTCAACTATGCCGCGTTGTGGGCCGATGTCAGCCGTGAAGGCGAAATCGTCGAGGCCGTTGCCTACGCCATTGACCGGGGCGACAGCAAGCAGCAGCAATTTCAGCAGATTTTGCGCAACCTGGGTTTTGACGTACGCCTCAAACCGTACATCCAGCGCAGTGACGGCTCCGCCAAGGGCGACTGGGATGTAGGGATCACGCTGGATGTGATCGACGCCGCCAGCCGGGTTGACCAAGTGGTGCTGGCCTCGGGGGATGGCGATTTTGACTTGCTGATGGAACGTGTGATTCAGCGGCATGGAGCCGAGGCGGTGGTGTATGGCGTGCCTGGGCTCACTGCATTGTCATTGATTCGTGCTGCGAGCCGGTACGTACCGATTGAAGGGCGGTTACTGCTGCGGCACTAG
- the yedA gene encoding drug/metabolite exporter YedA: protein MPASRRIPLVLIGAFLALYLVWGSTYLFIRIGVESWPPMLMAGVRFVIAGSLLYGFLRWRGVPAPTWPQWRAAGAIGFLLLSCGNGGVTVAEHAGVASGVAALAVATVPLFTLLFGLLFGHRNSRLEWAGICLGLVGIGLLNLGSNLQASPIGAALILFAAASWAFGSVWSKSLPLPAGPMASAAEMLVGGVVLLLGSALSGERMTQMPTAAGWGALAYLVFFGSILAFSAYMYLLKHVRPAAATSYAYVNPAVAVLLGIVFAGEQIGAEECVAMAVIIGAVVLIGLPQWRKAPVAAVPLKGEICK from the coding sequence ATGCCTGCCTCCCGTCGTATCCCGTTAGTGCTCATCGGTGCCTTCCTGGCCTTGTACCTGGTCTGGGGTTCCACTTACCTGTTCATCCGGATTGGTGTGGAGTCCTGGCCGCCCATGTTGATGGCGGGGGTGCGTTTCGTGATTGCCGGGAGCCTTTTGTATGGTTTTCTGCGCTGGCGCGGTGTGCCTGCGCCGACCTGGCCTCAGTGGCGTGCAGCCGGTGCAATCGGCTTTTTGCTGCTCAGCTGCGGCAATGGCGGCGTCACGGTTGCCGAGCACGCCGGCGTGGCGTCGGGCGTTGCAGCGTTGGCAGTGGCCACGGTGCCGTTGTTCACCCTGTTGTTCGGCCTGCTGTTCGGGCACCGCAATTCGCGGCTGGAATGGGCGGGCATTTGCCTTGGGCTGGTGGGCATCGGGCTGCTCAACCTCGGCTCCAACCTGCAGGCCAGCCCCATCGGCGCAGCGCTGATCCTGTTCGCCGCTGCATCCTGGGCGTTCGGCTCGGTGTGGAGCAAAAGTTTGCCATTGCCAGCGGGCCCCATGGCCAGTGCTGCCGAAATGCTGGTTGGCGGCGTGGTGTTGCTGTTGGGCAGCGCGCTGTCGGGCGAACGCATGACTCAGATGCCGACGGCTGCCGGTTGGGGAGCGTTGGCTTACCTGGTGTTCTTCGGTTCGATCCTGGCCTTCAGCGCCTACATGTACCTGCTCAAGCATGTGCGCCCGGCGGCTGCCACCAGCTATGCCTACGTCAACCCGGCAGTGGCGGTGTTGCTGGGTATCGTGTTCGCCGGTGAACAGATTGGCGCGGAAGAATGCGTGGCAATGGCGGTGATCATTGGCGCCGTAGTGCTGATCGGCCTGCCGCAGTGGCGCAAGGCACCGGTAGCTGCCGTACCGCTGAAGGGCGAAATCTGCAAGTAG